Genomic segment of Egibacteraceae bacterium:
ACCGACAGCCCCGCGAGCGCGCGGGCGGGCAGCGGCGACTCGGCGAGGCGGACCTGCAGCGTGACGGCGACGTCGCCGAGGCGGTCGGCGACGGCGGCGCGCGCGGCGGTGTCCGCCGCGGCGGGAGCGGAGTCGCCCCCGGCCCCCGCGCTGATCTGGTCGAGGATCGGAGCGAGGAACGCCGGCGGGTAGCAGACCGTCAGCAGGCCCTCGGCGCCCACACCCTGGGACAGGGTGAGGCGGAAGGTCAGGAGCACGACCTCGTCGGACGGGGCGGCGACCTGCACGAGCTGAGGGTTGTACTCGACGCCGGCGAGCGCCGCCGGCCCGGTGCTGACCGCGCCGAGGGTCTCGTCGAGGGCCGCCGCGGCGTGCCCGAACAGGTCCGCGAGCAGGGCCGCCTCGAGCTCGGTGGGCCGCCGCGGCTCCGGCAGGCCGTGAGCGCCGGGGACGGCGCGCCCACCGAGTAGGCGGTCGACGAGGACGAGCCCGAGGTCGGCGTTCATCTCGATCACCGCGCTGCCGGCCAGCCCCGGCGCGCAGACGGTGGCGACGATGTGGGGGTTGGGCATCGAGCGGATGTAGGCGTCGTAGGAGACCTGGTCGACAGCCAGCGGCTCCACCTGGACGAGCGCGCGCAGCGCGCCGCCCCACCCACTGGCCATGCGCCGGGCGAACAGCTCGTGGGCGACCTGCAACGCCCGGACGGTGTCACGGCCCAGGCGCTGGCGGCGGCTGAAGTCGAACGGGGCCGCCCCGACGGTTGCCGCGGGCTGCGGCAGCGGCGCGGGGCGCACGGCGCGTCCCAGCGGCGTCGGAAGCTCCGCGGCGGTCACTGTTCGGCTTCCCCTTGGTGAGCTGGCGTCGGGGACGCGGCATGGCGGCTGCGCTCCCGCCCTCTGCTGTCGACCGGGGACCGGGTGAGTAAAGCGTCCTACTGGACGACGAGCTCGGTGAGCACGATGCGCAGCACCTGCCCGTCGGGGTAGACCCCGGCCGCCCGCGCAGTCAGCCGCCCGCGCAGCTCCTCGACGCCCGCTGGGGT
This window contains:
- a CDS encoding flagellar motor switch protein FliM, with translation MTAAELPTPLGRAVRPAPLPQPAATVGAAPFDFSRRQRLGRDTVRALQVAHELFARRMASGWGGALRALVQVEPLAVDQVSYDAYIRSMPNPHIVATVCAPGLAGSAVIEMNADLGLVLVDRLLGGRAVPGAHGLPEPRRPTELEAALLADLFGHAAAALDETLGAVSTGPAALAGVEYNPQLVQVAAPSDEVVLLTFRLTLSQGVGAEGLLTVCYPPAFLAPILDQISAGAGGDSAPAAADTAARAAVADRLGDVAVTLQVRLAESPLPARALAGLSVGDVIRLDHRAGRPVRGEVGGFGVVEGHVGRRGRRLALQVARWVDQSTGRTFDPTETLRTAP